DNA from Solanum stenotomum isolate F172 chromosome 3, ASM1918654v1, whole genome shotgun sequence:
AACTAgcaaggaaaaaaaatagagtgAAAGAGGGATCAATTTCGTAAAGCTGGAAGATGTAGATGATActagattaattttaaaaggGGAAGCTGAAGACATCCAACTAATCTCGTATTGTTCCATATGACTAAGTCTAGGAGACTGATAGGGCAATGCTTTAGTTGTGCTTTTTGGTTTCCCTGGTAAATTCAAGTTGATACTATTTAGGAGATACTGAGATCTGTGATTTTATATTCTAAACCGTATGTTTTGTGGTTACAGGTGGAAGGAATGCAAGTTCATGCCAATGAGGGGGGAGTAACACAAACACGTGGTGGTGTTTATTGGTTGATCTTGCCTGCTGGATGTAAtactttcttttaaaaaattccaaaatcttACTGAAGTGCTtgcttattttgtttttaaaagacAGTGAAGTGTTCCCTACTCAAGTTCCCTGTTGATGATGTGCTTTAAGTTACTTTTCTAGGTGCAGATTACTTTGTCCATTTAACTTCTGGCTACCTTTAATTTTTCTGATCAAAGTTGTACTTTCCCGAAGATCTTGGTTCGTCTTTTTGGGGGATGGTTCTCATACTTGCATCGACAAATCTTCTCACTGCAAAGATTGCTGCTGGTTGTTTCATTGCTGCTCTGCTCATTGTGCTCTTTATTGCCCAAAATGTAAGGAgctaagttaaaaaaaaaaaagacttgcAATTGATCTTGTACATTGACAGCAGATAATTCActctttacattattttttcacaAGATAGTATAATATGTGCATATTCCCAAATTTTATGTTGTAGATCTAgtctaaaattattatttttataaggaTTTCAAGAATCTTACATGGTTTACTTTCTTGAACAGTGGACACTGCGAGGACTTTGCATAGGTTTGTATATTCAAGATCTTGATCAGTGTCAATACTTGATATGCATTTGCTTTTGTGCTTAGTCACTGATCCCCACAGACTGGACTTGCCAggatttatcatttttattgctGTAATATGGGTTCTGCAACAACTAACAACAGTTCGCATTCTCCGATATGTAATTCTCTTCATAGGTATGGACTTATCCTGTCCCCTACCTTTTCTGCATTTTAGTTTGGTTTGTTGTGTTGCTTACATTCCTTCTTGGTGAACTGCAGGTGTTATGAACAGCTTGTTTTCAGTTTATGGTACAAACTATCCATTCTCTAGGATCTAATTTTTCCCAGATGGCATGACAAAATCTGACATATATATGACAATGCAGATATATATGATGACTTAATATCTAGAAGAGTGAACTCAAGTGATGCTGAGAAGTTTGCGGAACTCTGTCCCTGTCCTTGTAATGGTGTTGGTTGGGGAGTTATTTGGTTAGTTGTAGCTTCAAAGTGAATTTGAACTAAAGAATGGTAGGAGTTTAATTCATCATTTGTGAATCACAAATCTGTTTGTTGCTTGGACTGTTTTGCAGGGGAATGatatcttttatatttctttgcGGAGCGATGTACCTTGGACTTGTCATTCTCTCATGAGGTATTATCTTTGTTGCTGATCTAATTATGGTTTTACTTCCTTCTGGTTTTGTGGATTGTTATCTGGCTTTATTTAATTCCAAGTGCAAACCTTTAAGTTCAGTAAATAGATACTAATCACTTACCAGGTTCTCAGTACGTTCATTGTTATCACGTTCTCCAGAAATTGGGTATTTTTTGATTAGTTTCACTACTGATTGATTGAATTCTAGCATTTTTCAGTACACATAGCATTTGATGGTTTGCTGTGCAATAAACAAATATAGTAAGCGGATCAAATCACTCTTCACCTCCTAGTTACCCATTCTCATTATGAATGTTTTAAGTGAAATGGAAAGTGATGATTCATATAACCAATTCCCTGTAGCTTGGTATTGACATATAGTTGTTATTGCATTAATGAACCCTCTCATGTATCGTCTTCCTTCACTAGCACAATATTTTAGTGACTAAATAAAGGAAGTAAAGAGAACTAGAGTTATCTAATTGCCAGTTCTATGATAGAAACACAGAAGAAATTCCATGGAAATCTAACTCAGAGTAGCGATATGTGCTTAGCTTTTCATTCAGCTTTGTTGCCTTATTTTCCTCTTTCGATTTAAGGTTTCACTGAACCAGAATCCAATTTACGATTTGAACTTGATCAATTCAACTTTTAAGGTTCTTAGCACTGATCACATTGTAGCTGCTCAGAACTATGTAACACCTTGACATTTTCACAGTCTAATTCAGAATATGTTAATCTTTTCAGGTTCATGCAAATGACATTCAAGGACCTTAAAAATCCTGAAGAACAAAGTAGTTGCATTTGTTGATCTCATATTCATTTCCATTTCCTCAATGATGTTGTATAGTTTTTATACATCTATTTTTATTCCCTATGGGCTCATTCTTTTACACCCTTTCTTTTGGATGGGGTTAACGTAGTCATGACTTTGTGTTTATAtaccaaaattcaaaagtttttcttACCTTTATATTGTGGAAATTGAAAATTGATTGCTTAGCATGTGTATGCCCTTGGTTTACTAGTGACTTAGTTCAGCATTTGCTAAGGGTTTTTCATGCCTGAATATGACATGGAACAATTACGTGGGGCGTTTAAGCTGGTCAAACTAACTTAAAAACATTGTGTTGGCTTATTCACGCACCAAGCATCAAAAGTGCTTACGAGTTAAAATAAGCCAAAAATCATATGTTAGTGACTCATACTTGTGACTTTTCAGTTTACagtttgattaatatttttcattattttattccttatattttttttgcaatCTCAAAAATTCATTTCCAAAATAAAATCTCTAACTtcctttttcattcattttccacattttgtctttttttctctctttttttttgtaaagattAGATATttctaagggtgtgtttggtacgaaggagaatgttttcctagaaaatatatattttttcagtttATAAGCACTTTCAGTTTTTTGGTTGTAAAGATTAGAAATTTTTtcagtttatatttttttgtaaatagttttaagggcattttagttgTGTTAAAAATAGCTTGAATTTTGAAAACTCTCTTGGTAAATGGATCTAACTCAGATGTTGTGACCACTTTCTATAAACAGAAAAAATGTTGTGAACACTTTCCATGAAATAGGGCTGTGTGGCtggattttaattaaattttattatatggtTTTTTTAAAGTTAGGCACCTTGTACTATGCAAGAAAGTTGGGTAAAAGTGTAGTCCATTAATAGTggttatacaaaaaaaattacaagataTATCTTTTTATGCTTGCCTTTCTCCCTTtttgtatttatgtttttataatATGTCTGTATTTtataatttcatgtatttgtttATCTAGTATCAAATATGTATTAATGTATTCAATGTATTTGTATCCAACATTAATTCCATCTAAATTATCATGTATGCAGCATCAATTTCATATTGTGTATACTACTGTCAATTTCATCTAGTGTattcaatattaattttatcCGGTATATTCGatattaatttcatcttataaaTCTAGTATCAAATATCTAGTGTATCCAATTTTAAAGATACTTTGATATAACCTATatatagatacatgtatctggtatCAAATATGCCAGATCAAGAAAAAGGTGAAGGAAAATGACTTGTGTGGTGAAAATAGTAAAAaccaataaaatatatatctaaTGTATCATGTATGCAACATCAATGTGATGTATTCGGTATCAATTTCATACGGGGTATCCGATAACAAATTACCTAAGTGGCCTTCCAACCACATTGTCTCCTCCCAATCCACAACAACCCCCAACCCCTCACTCAACCACTCCTTTATCATCTCACCCTCGCTTCCCCAAAATCCCACTCTCTACGGCTAGTAGGACTTGAACACACGACCTCAAGGAATTTTCACAATATCTTAACTATTAGACTACccatttggattggcttaaaaaagtagcttttaagtcaaaaataaaaagtcaaattgaaatgacttttaagtcaaaaaattaaaagaaggggagacctacttttggtttctgatttattttaagtcatttttttacttattttaagtctttttttaccttgtcaaacacttcataacttattttaagtcatttttgacttattttaaattattttttatatttgtaaaacacttttagaagtcaaaaactgacttaaaagtaggtttaaccaacttttaagtcaatccaaacaccatCTTAACCTTTAACTTATCTTTATCTCAAGAGGTGTCAAtactttctatatatatatatattcttaacCACTAGGCCACTAAAGCCATCGCTTGGGGTCCCATATTTTTAGGGGTccccaattattattttttaaatacttatatatattataaaaaaaattatatttactttaattttttttaaaaaaaaacatgaaagaagtatattaaaaaaaataaacaaaatgacCGCTAGTTTTCCCACTTTTTAAgggaatgaaatattttttgggaataatttccttaagtgGGAAATTGTGTTTCcttatttatttccttaaaaCTTGATTCGATATTAATATTTACCTGATACTCATCTTTTTTgttctctattttattattttttattcttaatattgAACTCTTtcctacaattttttttttacttattattgcttacaagttacaaaagaacaaaaaatgcTTTTGGGTGTCTTCTTCAAAATCTCAAGAAATGCAACAAGCAATCTTTATATTGAAGGAACGCAACACtattttgatattgttttatcaacttatcaaattcgTGAGCCATGTTTTATAattctaactttattttatagtttttttttcttgaaaatctatttttcttgatattcttagttcataagtatatatattcttgttttagttattattaaaattattcaatttaaataTGTCAACTAGAAAATATGATTCCGATTTTActataaagagagaaaaagagaacttgaagaattaaataaatcccaaaaaggagctcttgatagatttttaacaaataataaaaaaattgaataaaaaattattgcttAAAGATTAATTTTAGCAATTTCGGTAACCGTTGTCTCAGCCGAAAGAAGttttttgaaactaaaattgataaaatcttatctaagatcaacaatgtctcaagagatattgaattgattaactatattatcaattgaaaatgaattaccaaaacaaatcaattataaaaCAGTAATTAATGACTTCGCATAAAAAATGCTAGAAtagtagattttaaataaaagtatatataataatatttttttaaaataataatattagggCCCCTCTTTAAGGTTTGGCTTTAGACCCCCAATCTTGTTGAGTCGGccctctatatatatatatagatagatagatagagtcATGTTAGTTTGgcatatattaataattttttctttgttttttggtCACATTGGTTAGTTGAAATTATTGATTGCTTCCCATGTGTAACAACTTTCTATTTTTGTTACGTGCACTCTTTAAATTCAACTCTCTTGGTTAGACTCTTCTAAATTCTTGGGCTGAATATTTTCTCTACTTGAAACATGAccttctcttcttcttgtttttgcCACTTTTCAATTTCACACAAGGTATGTTATCTCCATTACTACAATATTATATCTTATTTACTCAGTGATTTTGAACTATTCTTTTGTTAAATCTCCTAATTTCTCTTTTTAAGGCTCCAATAACTTGTTCTTATTGAGTATTGACTATTGAGTTagttttctttaaaaacaaaaaaaaaggtccGGTGTTTGGTATCTATGTAGAGAGATGTGGATGTAGACCGATGATATCAGGCTTAtctgaactcaatatattttATGTGGAGTATATATTTATGTGTAAAAATCTATAAAGTTTGTAATAAGTAGCAGTTATAAACTCAtgacttttaaaatataatggATTCAACCCTAAGAATTTTAGAGGTTGAACACATAAAGATTAAGTTTTGGATTCAACTAAATCCGTATTACACGCTtttgaataaaaatgaagaagtaaTTAACATTTCATCCCGATTTTTGTGGATGACTATTGGTCTAGTTGTTGTACTTTGAGGGACATCATTTACAAGCTCTGTTTTATATTAGATTTAATCTTGCTGTTTTGGGTTGGTGCCTCAATCATCTTTATTATTAGGTAGTTGTTTTAGAATAACAATATAATCATGATaggttgttattttttttttatgaatattgaTGGGTGTCTTAGAGCATGGTAAAATTGATGTCGTGTGACCTATAGGTTACAGATTGGAGTCACAGATCAACTATTAATTTTTACATTAGGGTAAGCTGTTTGTATCACACTCCTATTAGATATGATCCTTTCCTTACAGATGTTGTATGCACCGAATTGTCTTTTATATCGTAGATTTTGAACCCTTGAATGAAAATTCTAGCTCCACACATTTAGCATATTAAAATAACAAAGTAAAAGATTATACAAATGAACTCACTATACATGAAAATAGAGGGCACCACTTAACTTTTCTTGCtcatttatattataattgGAAAATTTAGTAatgtattaattaaaatttagaatGATTTTATACTACTAGCTGCAGAGGAACCAAACTGCCCCTTTTGCTCATGGATCAAATAGCTCTCTTCTTTCAAGGCAACAATATTTTCTTGGAGGATCAAGAGTCATTACAAGTCCAAATCTTCCAAAAACTCTTTTGCAAAGAAGGAGCTCAAGGGTGTCTGCTTCATGTAATCATTTTCCTCCttaattcattaaatatatttttatcaattctttCCTTTTCCTACCCGAACGATGATGATACTTCAAGTAAGAAACGAGAATAATTGATAgttgaaatatgttttaataaatagttaatgatagtttaggtaaaaaaaattacacactTCATAATTCagatatgaaatttgaaaaaacccCGAAGTGGTCTCTTATGTTTGGGTAGATTTAAAAAAGTCtattacataaatatttgaaCTTTAAATTTGTCGTAAGTGATGAGTACTTTTTGTCTTCATTAAATGTCTAACAAATTCTGGTTGTTAGCATGTAGTTcatccatttcattttatttggcttattttaatttgatatttagtATCGGtaaaataagtttatattttggtAATTCGTTCATATTTTAATAAGTTAGGTGAATGATTTTTTAGATGGATAAAATATGAGTTTATACTCATATTCAACACATAAAAATATGAGTATTtatgaataaatatgaataaactatgggtaaaatatggattaGCCAAATGAGCTAACCTTTCAActtttattcactcaaaattcaaaatattactaaaaatgttgtaacttttcttcctttttatgttcttctatGAAACTACTTATTCCTCtctataatttaataatttaaaaggtGAAATCTTTGGccattcaaaaaatatatatattaaatgtatattttttttgttgattataattatatttttttatttgtttaattttatattgaattacAAATAATGTATTAgtattgatattgtttaaagtgCATTAAACATGTTTTACtcctaaaatgcaaatattcatttacttggaaattaaaaatattttctccttgttattacataaatttaataatattaaaaagttataggattttctttttttacttttatgatacaataaaattaactaaagtattttcaacatttttaatcaaacagggactaaaatattttctccatgttgAGTTCTAAAGTAGAGTACTatttattcatgaaaatatgggtaaatTTGTATTTTACCCTATCCATTTGGTACTCAATCCATTTTTACCATACGAAATATGGACGAGTCGAATTATTACCCATTCTATATTGACCCTTTTTCAACCTGCCCAAATTTGACCCGCCCATTTGCCACCACTATTAACACtcatcttaaaaaaatatttatcaaaggtttatttttttactaaattaaccTATCTAATTACCATTTGAAAATCTAAATTTGACTATCAAATGtactttaaataattatttaataacacTAATAATATTGAAAGAAATTGATAAATTCTCTTGATTTgtacaaataaatttaagagAGTAATTATGAGATTTTTGGGTAATTAAGTATAATGTGCCTTTCTTTTGCAGGGTTAGCAAGTTCTAAAGTTGTTAATAATGTATTCCCATTGGGAACTATTGCAGTTCTTCCCTTTTATGTCTTTATGGTTGTGTCACCTAAAGCAAAATTTGTAAGTTTTCTAAAACATTTAAGTAATAATAACATTGACACTATAAGTAATTTTTGTAGTGTTAGATTATCTTTTTTCTATTACGACAGATAACctatcaaattttatatttaaagaaGACTtgtaaatatcttttaaataatctataaaaaaaaattagggaaaaaggtctgaaatatatccgaactttgaccgaaattgctgTGAcaataccaaactttggaaatgaccttttacccctgcactatttaatagtgtattttaaaggtatatatgtgcccacgtggacaacataaattttgcatcattttaaatagtaatgtgtccacatgggcacatatatacctttaaaatacactattaaatagtgcagggagTAAAatgtcctccataaagtttggtatcgtaacaacaatttcagccaaaattgaagtatttttcagacccttttcctcAAAAATTACTCACACGGACggtatataaaatttaaactctttttgaaatattatcaaCCTAAATTGGCTACTTCCTTCTCACATTTTATGGAGATATGGAGATggaattttattgaaaaatacttttaatttaaaaaataataattttaaaaatcaagcCAAACAAAGTATTGACAATTGCTTAATTCTCTCATAAATATCGTTTAATTTTATCATATGCTAATTGCAGACCCAAAAAGTGATGGAAAGCAACATTCCTTACATTGTGCTTGGACTTTTATATTCATATCTCTTATACCTTTCTTGGACACCAGATACACTACAACTATTATTTCCTTCAAATACATCTTGGATTCCAGAGGTACGGATTCAGAATTTTAAGTTTATCATTgttgaaatttattaaattttgaataaattatttgtacatattaaatgaaaattttaatatagttatatactccctctgttcaaTAATATGTGTTCACTTTTGACTTTGCAcactttttaagaaattataaatagaagggtaattttactataaaccatttgaatataatgaatacaatgttttgaaaaatgtaatagggaaatgattataattattgataagggtaaattaggaattaagtgtaaaattattcattgatttcataaagtggacaagtattgttggacatcccaaaatagtatagtggacaactgttgttgaacggagggagtaggtTTTAGTAAAAGTTATTGAGTTCAACCGATCATGTAACTTAAATGGTATATTTGCCTCTTGACTCTCTCTTGGTAAAAAGTTATTCATATCCGGTGTTTACATCAAGTCATATTAATGAACAACTTATATATTAAGGTGAGAATATTTatgagaaaatggccaaatgacCCACCAATCTATAACTGGATTTCCAACTGCACACTTGTACTTCACGGGGGTTCTATTACGCCCCCCCNccccccccccccccgagcTATTTTAAAGTGGAATTATTTCCTCCCTGAAATGACATTACCAGGCATCTATCTTGTGGTGAAATACACGCACTTGACACGTGTATTTCACCAtttaatgatttatttattttaaattctcctccttcctctttctttcttcccCAATCATTTCTTCAACCCTAACTATACTAAACACCATTTTTTTACCTCAATAAATTTCTATATctctaaaattt
Protein-coding regions in this window:
- the LOC125859404 gene encoding uncharacterized protein LOC125859404 yields the protein MNPNWELQNCCNRDQKLFLVTIGVFTVAILVLWRTFLLTPFKLITVFLHEASHAIACKLTCGQVEGMQVHANEGGVTQTRGGVYWLILPAGYLGSSFWGMVLILASTNLLTAKIAAGCFIAALLIVLFIAQNWTLRGLCIGFIIFIAVIWVLQQLTTVRILRYVILFIGVMNSLFSVYDIYDDLISRRVNSSDAEKFAELCPCPCNGVGWGVIWGMISFIFLCGAMYLGLVILS
- the LOC125859405 gene encoding protein ABA DEFICIENT 4, chloroplastic-like isoform X1, producing the protein MTFSSSCFCHFSISHKLQRNQTAPFAHGSNSSLLSRQQYFLGGSRVITSPNLPKTLLQRRSSRVSASWLASSKVVNNVFPLGTIAVLPFYVFMVVSPKAKFTQKVMESNIPYIVLGLLYSYLLYLSWTPDTLQLLFPSNTSWIPELAGIAKMFSRDITLASAWIHLLTIDLFAARQVYHDGLQNDMETRHSIPLILLCCPIGLVTHLITKKLYLLRVPLIRQIKNN
- the LOC125859405 gene encoding protein ABA DEFICIENT 4, chloroplastic-like isoform X2, with amino-acid sequence MTFSSSCFCHFSISHKRNQTAPFAHGSNSSLLSRQQYFLGGSRVITSPNLPKTLLQRRSSRVSASWLASSKVVNNVFPLGTIAVLPFYVFMVVSPKAKFTQKVMESNIPYIVLGLLYSYLLYLSWTPDTLQLLFPSNTSWIPELAGIAKMFSRDITLASAWIHLLTIDLFAARQVYHDGLQNDMETRHSIPLILLCCPIGLVTHLITKKLYLLRVPLIRQIKNN